A single Sporomusaceae bacterium DNA region contains:
- a CDS encoding DMT family transporter: MTPATTTSVRKVEIIMLAIVLIWGVNTPVMKIGLNVMDPLVYNAFRMVIATLLTGGVMLASGLYRPMPAKDLRHLGAISVFGFFFNQIFIIYGMDVTTSGNAALILATLPVNIALINRLFGYESLSPRTAMAIALSLGGVVLTVAGAGKEISLSGPHLTGAILILIGQCGYGYYTVAFRRLTDSYSLHQIMASVFAVNAVLFALIAVPSLARTDLAAVPAAGWFSIVFSASLALAVANFTWIWAVKALGSTRVSLYPNLCPIISIIFAWLWLDESFGLLQAAGGAVIFLGLWLSRGPSPSPTATTKTRKG; the protein is encoded by the coding sequence TTGACGCCCGCCACAACAACCTCAGTCCGCAAAGTCGAAATCATTATGCTCGCCATCGTCCTCATCTGGGGCGTCAACACCCCGGTCATGAAGATCGGTCTCAACGTCATGGACCCCCTCGTCTACAACGCCTTCCGCATGGTCATCGCCACCCTGCTCACCGGCGGCGTCATGCTGGCCAGCGGCCTCTACCGGCCCATGCCCGCCAAAGACCTCAGGCACCTCGGCGCCATCAGCGTCTTCGGCTTCTTTTTCAACCAGATCTTCATAATCTACGGCATGGACGTCACCACCTCCGGCAACGCCGCCCTCATCCTCGCCACCCTGCCAGTAAACATCGCCCTCATCAACCGCCTCTTCGGCTACGAGTCCCTTTCGCCCCGCACCGCCATGGCCATCGCCCTGTCGCTCGGCGGCGTCGTCCTCACCGTCGCCGGCGCGGGCAAAGAAATAAGCCTTTCCGGCCCGCACCTCACCGGCGCCATCCTCATCCTCATCGGCCAGTGCGGCTACGGCTACTACACCGTCGCCTTCCGCCGCCTCACCGACAGCTACTCGCTCCACCAGATCATGGCCTCCGTCTTCGCCGTCAACGCCGTCCTCTTCGCGCTCATCGCCGTCCCCAGCCTCGCCCGCACCGACCTCGCGGCCGTCCCGGCCGCCGGCTGGTTTAGCATAGTATTCTCCGCCTCCCTCGCCCTCGCCGTCGCCAACTTCACCTGGATATGGGCCGTCAAAGCCCTCGGCAGCACGCGCGTGTCCCTCTACCCCAACCTCTGCCCCATCATCTCCATCATCTTCGCCTGGCTCTGGCTGGACGAAAGCTTCGGTCTCCTCCAGGCGGCCGGCGGCGCCGTCATCTTCCTCGGCCTGTGGCTCTCCCGCGGCCCGTCCCCGTCGCCAACGGCGACCACCAAAACCCGGAAAGGTTGA
- a CDS encoding GNAT family N-acetyltransferase encodes MISIREYSEPYRERMIAHILAIQRDEFGIAITRADQPDLDNIETFYRTGAGNFWLAIDGGKVVGTVALIDIGGRQAALRKMFVAPAYRGAPHNTAGLLLETLLAWAGGKGLREIYLGTTAKFLAAHRFYEKKGFAAIAQADLPPAFPVMKVDSKFYKYSIGRSEAPRC; translated from the coding sequence ATGATTAGCATCCGGGAGTATTCAGAGCCGTACAGGGAGCGGATGATCGCGCACATCCTCGCCATCCAGCGGGACGAGTTCGGTATCGCCATCACCCGCGCCGACCAGCCTGACCTCGATAATATCGAAACCTTCTACCGTACCGGCGCGGGCAACTTCTGGCTGGCCATTGACGGCGGCAAGGTCGTCGGTACCGTCGCCCTCATCGACATCGGCGGCCGTCAGGCCGCCCTGCGCAAGATGTTCGTCGCCCCCGCCTACCGTGGCGCGCCCCACAACACCGCCGGCCTGCTGCTGGAAACCCTCCTCGCCTGGGCCGGCGGTAAAGGCCTCCGCGAAATATACCTCGGCACTACCGCCAAATTCCTCGCCGCCCACCGCTTCTACGAAAAGAAGGGCTTCGCCGCAATCGCCCAAGCCGACCTGCCGCCCGCCTTCCCGGTTATGAAGGTGGACAGCAAATTCTATAAATATTCCATAGGCCGTTCAGAAGCCCCCAGATGTTAG
- a CDS encoding HlyD family secretion protein, which produces MSGPKKMDKRKLTIAAGLIAGALAVAGGWWWFAASGKVSTDDARIKSSIINVSTKVPGQLEELAVREGDRVEAGQVIARIDGKALHIQAEQAEANLAAAQAKLASLEAGSRPQQVAQAESSVAQAEANLENTRRDYERTATLYEDGALSAQQRDAALTALKVAQAQYEAARQGLSLAAEGAAAQDVDFAKAQVAQAAAALKNARLQVENSVIVAPVAGIVAKLPVDRGEMVSVGQTIYSITNPADSWVEANIEETEIGRIATGEAVKFTVDAYPRQKFTGEVVEVGAATGSQFALLPADNATGNFTKVTQRIPVKIKITDSGQAALRPGMSAVVAILTGR; this is translated from the coding sequence ATGAGCGGCCCGAAAAAAATGGACAAACGCAAACTCACCATCGCCGCAGGGCTGATCGCGGGCGCTCTCGCCGTCGCCGGCGGCTGGTGGTGGTTCGCCGCCAGCGGCAAAGTTTCCACCGACGACGCCCGTATCAAAAGCAGCATCATCAACGTCAGCACCAAAGTCCCCGGCCAGCTCGAAGAGCTCGCCGTCCGCGAGGGCGACCGGGTCGAGGCCGGCCAGGTCATCGCCAGGATCGACGGCAAAGCCCTCCACATCCAGGCCGAGCAGGCTGAGGCCAACCTCGCCGCCGCTCAGGCCAAGCTGGCCTCCCTTGAGGCCGGTAGCCGCCCCCAGCAGGTCGCCCAGGCCGAATCCTCGGTCGCCCAGGCCGAAGCCAACCTTGAGAACACCCGCCGCGATTACGAGCGCACCGCCACCCTCTACGAAGACGGCGCCCTGTCCGCCCAGCAACGTGATGCGGCCCTCACCGCCCTCAAAGTAGCCCAGGCCCAGTACGAAGCCGCCCGCCAGGGCCTAAGCCTCGCCGCCGAAGGCGCGGCCGCCCAGGACGTCGACTTCGCCAAGGCCCAGGTCGCCCAGGCCGCCGCCGCCCTCAAAAACGCCCGCCTCCAGGTCGAAAACTCCGTCATCGTCGCCCCCGTTGCCGGCATCGTCGCCAAGCTTCCCGTCGACCGCGGCGAGATGGTCTCGGTCGGCCAGACGATCTACAGCATCACCAACCCGGCCGACTCCTGGGTCGAGGCCAACATCGAGGAAACCGAGATCGGCCGCATCGCGACCGGCGAGGCCGTCAAGTTCACCGTCGACGCCTATCCGCGGCAGAAATTCACCGGCGAAGTAGTCGAAGTCGGCGCCGCCACCGGCTCCCAGTTCGCCCTCCTGCCGGCCGACAACGCCACCGGCAACTTCACCAAAGTCACCCAGCGCATCCCCGTCAAAATAAAAATCACCGACAGCGGCCAGGCGGCCCTCCGGCCCGGGATGTCGGCCGTCGTCGCCATCCTCACCGGCAGGTGA
- the pgeF gene encoding peptidoglycan editing factor PgeF, with the protein MSKFVIKRAANGVWHGLFTHLAHQGVRHGVSTRLGGLSVPPYATLNLGLKSGDDPGKVLLNRDLFCQAVGVDYARAVTCQQIHGDHIHLVTDEDAGRGTRSHAAAVPASDALITDRRGIPLILFYADCVPVLIFDPARRAIGLSHAGWKGTVAKIAAKTVLAMGEHYGTSPADCFVGIGPSIGPCCYEVDAPVVEELQASFAGTWRDLVVPSGDKWHLDLWHANRDQLEEIGVPRAHIDISGVCTAENTTLFYSHRAERGTTGRHGAVICL; encoded by the coding sequence ATGAGCAAATTCGTCATCAAACGCGCCGCCAACGGCGTCTGGCACGGCCTGTTCACCCACCTCGCCCACCAGGGGGTCAGACACGGCGTCTCCACCCGGCTGGGCGGCCTCAGCGTCCCGCCCTACGCCACCCTCAACCTCGGCCTCAAAAGCGGCGACGACCCCGGCAAAGTCCTCCTCAACCGCGACCTTTTCTGCCAGGCCGTAGGCGTCGACTACGCCCGCGCCGTCACCTGCCAGCAAATCCACGGCGACCACATCCACCTCGTCACAGATGAAGACGCCGGGCGGGGCACGCGCAGCCACGCCGCCGCCGTCCCGGCCAGCGACGCCCTCATCACCGACCGGCGGGGCATACCCCTCATCCTCTTCTACGCCGACTGCGTCCCCGTCCTCATCTTCGACCCCGCCCGGCGGGCCATCGGCCTCAGCCACGCCGGCTGGAAAGGCACCGTCGCCAAAATTGCCGCCAAAACCGTCCTCGCCATGGGCGAACACTACGGCACCAGCCCGGCCGACTGCTTCGTCGGCATCGGCCCCTCCATCGGCCCCTGCTGCTACGAAGTCGACGCCCCTGTCGTCGAAGAGCTCCAGGCCTCCTTCGCGGGCACCTGGCGCGACCTCGTCGTCCCCAGCGGCGACAAATGGCACCTCGACCTCTGGCACGCCAACCGCGACCAGCTCGAAGAAATCGGCGTCCCCCGCGCCCACATCGACATCAGCGGCGTCTGCACCGCCGAAAATACGACGCTGTTTTATTCGCACCGGGCTGAACGAGGCACAACCGGCCGCCACGGCGCAGTCATTTGCCTATAA
- a CDS encoding AAA family ATPase, whose amino-acid sequence MRYAPIAAGVGAGSVIYLAWRGVDVLPVLFFAGIVAVLAYYGNNKLGGKTSFAVMGGEGERQPAIVFDDIGGQEVAKNELREALEFIRDLDGIRRLGIRPLKGILLAGPPGTGKTLLAKAAARFTDSAFVAASGSEFVEMYVGVGAQRVRQLFKQARGLARKQGKASAIVFIDEIEVLGGKRGQNSGHLEYDQTLNELLVQMDGLATDDEVRVLLIAATNRADMLDPALLRPGRFDRQVQVDLPDKTGRLQILGLHTRNKPLAVDVDLAVVAADTFGFSGAHLESLVNEAAIAALRDGAQEVTARHLKGAIDKVILGEKLDRLPGADEKRRIAVHEAGHAIAGELRRPGSVASVNVAARGKALGYVRQTQADDLYLHTADQLKDKIVVALAGAVAEDIALGSRSTGAGSDFQQAAALARQLVLGGMSDLGIVSADDLPQGTLHMAVASLLQGLEAETHALLAARRDTLDRIVAVLLENEGLGGNEFRALLAAPLQ is encoded by the coding sequence ATGCGCTACGCACCGATAGCCGCCGGCGTCGGCGCCGGCAGCGTCATCTATCTGGCCTGGCGGGGCGTCGACGTCCTGCCCGTCCTGTTCTTCGCCGGCATCGTCGCCGTGCTCGCTTACTACGGCAATAACAAGCTCGGCGGCAAAACCTCGTTCGCCGTTATGGGCGGCGAGGGAGAACGCCAGCCGGCGATCGTCTTCGACGACATCGGCGGCCAGGAGGTGGCCAAGAACGAGCTGCGCGAGGCGCTGGAGTTCATCCGCGACCTCGACGGCATCCGCCGCCTCGGCATCCGCCCCCTCAAGGGCATCCTCCTCGCCGGCCCGCCGGGCACGGGCAAGACGCTGCTCGCCAAGGCCGCGGCCCGGTTCACCGACTCGGCCTTCGTGGCCGCCAGCGGCTCGGAGTTCGTGGAGATGTACGTCGGCGTCGGCGCCCAGCGCGTCCGCCAGCTGTTCAAGCAGGCCCGCGGCCTTGCCCGCAAACAGGGCAAGGCGTCGGCGATCGTCTTCATCGACGAGATCGAGGTGCTCGGCGGCAAGCGGGGCCAGAACTCCGGCCACCTCGAATACGATCAGACGCTGAACGAACTGCTCGTCCAGATGGACGGCCTCGCCACCGATGACGAGGTGCGCGTGCTGCTCATCGCGGCCACCAACCGCGCCGACATGCTTGACCCCGCCCTCCTCCGCCCCGGCCGCTTCGACCGCCAGGTGCAGGTCGACCTGCCGGACAAGACCGGCCGCCTGCAGATCCTCGGCCTCCACACCCGCAACAAGCCGCTGGCCGTCGATGTCGATCTTGCTGTCGTCGCCGCCGACACGTTCGGCTTTTCCGGCGCCCATCTCGAAAGCCTCGTGAACGAGGCGGCGATCGCCGCCTTGCGCGACGGCGCGCAGGAGGTGACGGCCCGCCACCTCAAGGGGGCGATCGACAAGGTCATCCTCGGCGAGAAGCTCGACCGCCTGCCCGGCGCGGACGAAAAGCGGCGCATCGCCGTCCACGAGGCCGGCCACGCCATCGCCGGCGAACTGCGCCGCCCCGGCTCGGTGGCGAGCGTGAACGTGGCCGCCCGCGGCAAGGCGCTCGGCTATGTCCGCCAGACCCAGGCCGACGACCTGTACCTCCATACCGCCGACCAGCTCAAGGATAAGATCGTCGTCGCCCTCGCCGGCGCGGTGGCCGAGGATATCGCGCTCGGCAGCCGCAGCACCGGGGCGGGCAGCGACTTCCAGCAGGCCGCCGCCCTCGCCCGCCAGCTCGTGCTTGGCGGCATGTCCGACCTTGGCATCGTGTCGGCCGACGATCTCCCCCAGGGCACGCTCCATATGGCGGTCGCCTCGCTGCTGCAGGGCCTAGAGGCCGAAACCCACGCCCTGCTCGCCGCCCGCCGCGACACCCTCGACCGCATTGTCGCCGTGCTGCTTGAAAACGAGGGGCTGGGCGGCAACGAATTCCGCGCCCTGCTGGCGGCTCCCCTACAATGA
- a CDS encoding MarR family transcriptional regulator, with the protein MAAINTLKNQILREIGAVARCIHTLADVKYREISLQRGQFTFLTRICEHPGVNLAELSVLLKVDKTTTTKAVQKLMAAGYVQRERDPVDGRMWRLVPSELALEVYPGIIAEENRSIDICFAGFSDAERAAALGLLGRMRANIEKEWLEQKQGGGGEDSDD; encoded by the coding sequence GTGGCCGCCATCAACACTCTCAAAAATCAGATCCTCCGCGAAATCGGTGCGGTGGCGCGGTGCATACATACGCTGGCCGACGTCAAGTACCGGGAGATCAGCCTCCAGCGGGGGCAGTTCACCTTTCTCACCCGCATCTGCGAGCACCCCGGCGTCAACCTCGCCGAGCTGTCTGTGCTGCTCAAGGTCGACAAGACGACAACAACCAAGGCCGTGCAGAAGCTCATGGCCGCCGGCTATGTCCAGCGGGAGCGCGACCCTGTCGACGGGCGCATGTGGCGGCTCGTCCCGTCCGAGCTGGCCCTCGAAGTCTACCCCGGCATCATCGCCGAGGAGAACCGCAGCATCGACATCTGCTTCGCCGGCTTCAGCGACGCCGAGCGCGCCGCCGCCCTCGGCCTCCTTGGGCGGATGCGGGCCAACATCGAAAAAGAGTGGCTGGAGCAGAAGCAGGGCGGGGGAGGAGAAGACAGCGATGATTAG
- a CDS encoding lactate utilization protein — protein MDAAGKFAAEAQKTVEALKGNRFAARYFPTAQEAVRELMAAIPKEATVGIGGSWTLIQLDIAAKLEERGNTVFCHHKSGLTAEEVLATRRAQLTCDVFLTGTNAITADGRLVNMDATGNRVAAMMFGPKKVFVLTGANKIVPGIHEAMERIRATAAPQNNKRLNRPNPCVQSGRCMDCQGPTRLCNITTVIHKKPPASDIHVWVIGEELGY, from the coding sequence ATGGACGCGGCAGGAAAATTTGCGGCCGAGGCGCAAAAGACGGTCGAGGCCCTTAAAGGGAACAGGTTCGCGGCGAGGTATTTCCCGACGGCTCAGGAGGCGGTCAGGGAGCTGATGGCCGCCATCCCGAAGGAGGCGACGGTGGGGATCGGCGGGTCGTGGACGCTGATACAGCTCGACATCGCGGCTAAGCTGGAGGAGCGGGGCAATACGGTGTTTTGCCACCACAAGAGCGGCCTGACGGCTGAGGAGGTGCTGGCAACGCGGCGGGCGCAGCTGACCTGCGACGTTTTCCTGACGGGGACGAACGCGATCACCGCCGACGGACGGCTGGTAAATATGGACGCGACCGGCAACAGGGTGGCGGCGATGATGTTCGGGCCGAAGAAGGTTTTCGTGCTGACGGGGGCCAACAAGATCGTGCCCGGCATCCACGAGGCGATGGAACGCATCCGCGCGACGGCGGCGCCCCAGAATAACAAGCGCCTGAACCGCCCCAACCCGTGCGTGCAGAGCGGGCGGTGCATGGACTGCCAGGGGCCGACGCGGCTGTGCAATATCACGACAGTCATCCACAAGAAGCCGCCGGCGTCGGATATTCATGTGTGGGTGATCGGCGAAGAATTAGGGTACTGA
- a CDS encoding DHA2 family efflux MFS transporter permease subunit: protein MSAVNAAAKPDKYLVLAIVSLGTVLSGYVASSLDIALSNIMNSFGFTMDTVTWVLLAYMIPYGATLPITGKFGDQFGRKKVYVAGLVVFTVATMMVGLSWNAASVIFFRIVQGLGAAMYFPNAMALVADAFPPSERGQAMGMWGAFAAAGAVLGPTVGGYIVEYVSWRALFSSIVPISAVGIVLAVLVLEESPPQDTTKPIDFLGGLTLVASLGALIVALNRGGQEGWTSPYIVSLFTLMALSLAAFVLIERRVAEPLVDLGLFKSATFSVANIVGFLTFMTLMGGLFLIPFFLRNILGYSPIRAGLSLFPLIAAMIVMAPLGGKLADRAGGRTPTAIGMLLLAVSLYSFRTITADTGYPFIAVRLVLMGVGLALTMSPLSNAAMATLPKDKTGVGSGVFNLFKNVGGSVGIALFGTFLDDRQSFHAAVLAEYVDTASPAATGLLAALKGGFIQSGLAADQAYGAALAVLKGMVAKQAAVMAYADVFQIAALFAVLGVLAALLIRDIPKPAAAEEVAETADLVAVTNE from the coding sequence GTGAGCGCCGTGAACGCCGCCGCCAAACCCGACAAATACCTCGTCCTGGCCATCGTCTCCCTCGGCACCGTCCTCAGCGGCTATGTCGCCAGCTCGCTCGACATCGCCCTCAGCAACATCATGAACTCCTTCGGCTTCACCATGGACACCGTCACCTGGGTGCTCCTCGCCTACATGATCCCCTACGGCGCCACCCTGCCCATCACCGGCAAATTCGGCGACCAGTTCGGCCGCAAAAAGGTCTACGTCGCCGGCCTCGTCGTCTTCACCGTCGCCACCATGATGGTCGGCCTCTCCTGGAACGCCGCCTCCGTCATCTTCTTCCGCATCGTCCAGGGGCTTGGCGCCGCCATGTACTTCCCCAACGCCATGGCCCTCGTCGCCGACGCCTTCCCGCCCAGCGAGCGCGGCCAGGCCATGGGCATGTGGGGGGCGTTTGCGGCCGCCGGCGCCGTTTTAGGCCCCACCGTCGGCGGCTACATCGTCGAATACGTCAGCTGGCGGGCGCTGTTCAGCAGCATCGTCCCCATCTCCGCCGTCGGCATCGTCCTCGCCGTCCTCGTCCTCGAGGAATCGCCCCCGCAGGACACCACAAAGCCCATCGACTTTCTCGGCGGCCTCACGCTGGTCGCCAGCCTCGGCGCCCTCATCGTCGCCCTCAACCGCGGCGGCCAGGAAGGCTGGACCTCTCCTTATATCGTCAGCCTCTTCACCCTCATGGCTCTGAGCCTCGCCGCCTTCGTCCTCATCGAGCGCCGCGTCGCCGAGCCGCTCGTCGACCTCGGCCTCTTCAAGAGCGCCACCTTCTCCGTCGCCAACATCGTCGGCTTTCTCACCTTCATGACCCTGATGGGCGGCCTGTTCCTCATCCCCTTCTTCCTCCGCAACATCCTCGGCTATTCGCCCATCCGCGCCGGCCTGTCGCTCTTCCCCCTCATCGCCGCCATGATCGTCATGGCCCCTCTGGGCGGCAAGCTCGCCGACCGGGCGGGGGGGAGGACGCCCACCGCCATCGGCATGCTCCTCCTCGCCGTCAGCCTCTACTCCTTCCGCACCATCACCGCCGACACCGGCTACCCCTTCATCGCCGTCCGCCTCGTCCTCATGGGCGTCGGCCTGGCGCTCACCATGTCGCCCCTCTCAAATGCCGCCATGGCCACCCTCCCCAAAGATAAAACCGGCGTCGGCTCCGGCGTCTTCAACCTCTTCAAAAACGTCGGCGGCAGCGTCGGTATCGCCCTCTTCGGCACATTCCTCGACGACCGGCAGTCCTTTCACGCCGCCGTCCTCGCCGAATACGTCGACACCGCCTCGCCCGCAGCAACAGGGCTGCTCGCCGCCCTCAAAGGCGGCTTCATCCAGAGCGGCCTCGCCGCCGACCAGGCCTACGGCGCGGCCCTCGCCGTCCTAAAGGGCATGGTCGCCAAACAAGCCGCCGTCATGGCCTACGCCGACGTCTTCCAAATCGCCGCCCTCTTCGCCGTCCTCGGCGTCCTAGCCGCCCTCCTCATCCGCGATATCCCCAAGCCGGCAGCAGCAGAGGAGGTTGCCGAGACGGCCGACCTTGTCGCAGTAACAAACGAATAG
- a CDS encoding LysE family translocator, which yields MLAFLLAGASLGLSAGLSPGPLFALVIAQTMKYGRREGIKAACSPLATDLPIIVAATWLLAAFAAYQQLLGLIALAGGLFVAHMAWENARSGPLSAEDADSEAANSIFRGALVNLLSPHPYLFWLTVGSPLLLTAWQDGPASAVAFLTAFYACLVGAKILLAYVVSKSRPAFTGRGYIIVMRLLAALLAVLAILLVREGWQLLVGRP from the coding sequence ATGCTCGCCTTCCTGCTCGCCGGCGCCTCCCTGGGCCTGTCGGCCGGCCTGTCCCCCGGTCCCCTGTTCGCACTCGTCATCGCCCAGACGATGAAATACGGCCGCCGCGAAGGCATAAAAGCCGCCTGCTCGCCGCTCGCCACCGACCTGCCGATAATCGTCGCCGCCACCTGGCTGCTGGCCGCCTTCGCCGCTTACCAACAGCTCCTCGGCCTCATCGCCCTCGCCGGCGGTCTCTTCGTAGCCCATATGGCCTGGGAAAACGCCCGTTCCGGCCCGCTCTCGGCCGAGGATGCCGACTCGGAAGCCGCCAACTCCATCTTCCGCGGCGCGCTCGTCAACCTCCTCAGCCCCCACCCGTACCTCTTCTGGCTCACCGTCGGCAGCCCGCTCCTCCTGACCGCCTGGCAGGACGGCCCCGCCAGCGCCGTAGCTTTTCTCACCGCCTTTTACGCCTGCCTCGTCGGCGCGAAAATCCTCCTCGCCTATGTAGTAAGCAAATCCCGCCCCGCCTTCACCGGCCGGGGGTATATAATCGTAATGCGCCTCCTTGCTGCTCTGCTGGCAGTGCTCGCCATCCTTCTCGTTCGCGAAGGATGGCAGCTCCTGGTTGGCCGCCCATAA
- a CDS encoding PadR family transcriptional regulator — protein MFSRPDAKTWIKLVTALFILKILKTKAAHGNRIAAEIKRVTGDAVQPNPNFLYPLLRQLEEGGYVEGSWENPATRSKRVYTITPGGCAYLATLKNTARAKMLELERRHKAIRDYLFAD, from the coding sequence GTGTTCAGCCGCCCGGACGCCAAAACGTGGATCAAGCTCGTCACCGCCCTCTTCATCCTCAAAATCCTCAAAACGAAAGCCGCCCACGGCAACCGCATCGCCGCCGAGATCAAGCGCGTCACCGGCGACGCCGTCCAGCCCAACCCCAATTTCCTCTATCCGCTCCTCCGCCAGCTCGAAGAGGGCGGCTATGTCGAAGGCAGCTGGGAAAACCCCGCTACCCGCAGCAAGCGCGTCTACACCATCACCCCCGGCGGGTGCGCCTACCTCGCCACGCTGAAAAACACCGCCCGGGCCAAAATGCTGGAGCTCGAGCGTCGCCATAAAGCCATCCGCGATTACCTCTTCGCCGACTGA
- a CDS encoding CBO0543 family protein, whose product MPGAPSDAQIAEMTRQLSQARTENWYATDLYTWQWFFLIALFILPWVAFHCLAHRRKLPRLILFGLILMFVTMGLDLLGYELGRWYYPYKIAPFGPFVAFVDHAPFPVIFMLLYQYLSGWGVFAAGVVVTAAVFAFVFEPALELMGLYMPLEWEFYYSFPVYILLPLFARWLTESIFTAAERDKVGRD is encoded by the coding sequence ATGCCCGGTGCGCCCAGCGACGCCCAGATCGCCGAAATGACCCGCCAGCTCAGCCAGGCCCGCACCGAAAACTGGTATGCCACCGACCTCTACACCTGGCAATGGTTCTTCCTCATCGCCCTGTTTATTCTGCCCTGGGTCGCCTTCCACTGCCTCGCCCACCGCCGCAAACTCCCCCGCCTCATCCTCTTCGGCCTAATCCTCATGTTCGTCACCATGGGCCTCGACCTGCTCGGCTACGAACTCGGCCGCTGGTACTACCCCTACAAAATCGCCCCCTTCGGTCCCTTCGTCGCCTTCGTCGACCACGCCCCCTTTCCCGTCATCTTCATGCTGCTGTACCAATACTTATCGGGCTGGGGCGTCTTCGCCGCCGGCGTCGTCGTCACCGCAGCCGTATTCGCCTTTGTTTTCGAACCGGCCCTCGAACTGATGGGACTGTACATGCCGCTCGAATGGGAATTCTACTACAGCTTCCCGGTATACATCCTCCTGCCCCTCTTCGCCCGCTGGCTTACCGAAAGCATCTTTACCGCCGCCGAACGCGACAAGGTCGGCCGGGACTGA